A window from Listeria seeligeri serovar 1/2b str. SLCC3954 encodes these proteins:
- a CDS encoding TetR/AcrR family transcriptional regulator has protein sequence MPKKRTRAEDLAITRRKILDTARDLFMEKGYRAVSTRELANQVNITQPALYHHFEDKEALYIEVVRELTQHIQVEMHPLLQSTKTREEQLRDMLIMLMEKHPTNILLMIHDILNEMKPENQYLLYKLWQQTYLVPFQEFFQKQEVAGELRDGVSAEMAARYCLSTISPLFSGKSEFGEQQSTTERIDELINLMMFGISKKEV, from the coding sequence ATGCCGAAAAAACGAACTAGAGCAGAAGATTTAGCCATTACTAGAAGAAAAATTTTGGATACTGCACGCGATTTGTTTATGGAAAAAGGCTATAGAGCAGTATCAACAAGAGAACTCGCTAACCAAGTAAATATAACTCAACCAGCCCTATACCACCATTTTGAAGATAAAGAAGCGCTCTATATTGAAGTGGTTCGAGAATTAACCCAGCATATCCAAGTAGAGATGCACCCGCTGTTACAATCGACTAAAACGAGGGAAGAACAGTTGCGTGACATGTTAATCATGTTAATGGAAAAACATCCAACGAATATTCTTTTAATGATTCACGATATTTTGAATGAAATGAAACCAGAAAATCAATATTTACTATATAAATTATGGCAACAAACCTATTTAGTGCCATTTCAAGAGTTTTTTCAAAAACAAGAAGTTGCTGGAGAGCTACGTGATGGTGTTAGTGCCGAAATGGCTGCTAGATATTGCTTATCGACCATTAGCCCACTTTTTTCTGGAAAAAGCGAGTTTGGAGAACAGCAGAGTACTACAGAACGAATTGATGAACTGATTAATTTAATGATGTTTGGTATTTCAAAAAAAGAGGTATAG
- a CDS encoding DUF898 family protein produces MGEQIVIETRNGRTSFFDGGLLQFIGWTILGFFVTIFTLGICYPWALCMVYGWKINHTVIEGKRLKFQGSAVGLFGHWIKWLLLSIITIGIYSFWVFIKLEDWKVQNTIIR; encoded by the coding sequence ATGGGAGAACAGATTGTTATTGAGACACGAAACGGAAGAACATCTTTTTTTGACGGGGGATTATTACAATTTATCGGTTGGACAATATTAGGATTTTTTGTAACGATTTTTACATTAGGTATTTGTTATCCATGGGCTTTATGTATGGTTTATGGGTGGAAAATAAATCATACTGTAATTGAAGGTAAACGCTTAAAATTCCAAGGATCTGCTGTGGGGCTTTTCGGACATTGGATCAAATGGTTATTGCTGAGTATCATTACAATCGGCATTTATAGCTTTTGGGTATTTATTAAATTAGAAGATTGGAAAGTACAAAATACGATTATTAGATAA
- the clpP gene encoding ATP-dependent Clp endopeptidase proteolytic subunit ClpP, with protein MNLIPTVIEQTSRGERAYDIYSRLLKDRIIMLGSAIDDNVANSIVSQLLFLDAQDPEKDIFLYINSPGGSISAGMAIYDTMNFVKADVQTIGMGMAASMGSFLLTAGANGKRFALPNAEIMIHQPLGGAQGQATEIEIAARHILKIKERMNTIMADKTGQPYEVIARDTDRDNFMTAQEAKDYGLIDEIIVNKAGLKG; from the coding sequence ATGAACTTAATTCCAACAGTAATTGAACAAACTAGCCGTGGTGAACGTGCTTATGACATTTATTCTCGTTTGTTAAAAGACAGAATTATTATGTTAGGGTCTGCGATTGATGATAACGTTGCTAACTCTATTGTTTCTCAGCTATTATTTTTAGATGCACAAGATCCTGAAAAAGATATTTTCTTATATATCAATTCTCCAGGGGGTAGTATTTCAGCTGGGATGGCGATTTATGATACAATGAATTTCGTTAAAGCTGATGTACAAACAATCGGTATGGGAATGGCTGCTTCGATGGGTTCATTCTTACTTACAGCGGGTGCAAATGGTAAACGTTTTGCTCTACCGAATGCAGAAATTATGATTCACCAACCACTTGGCGGCGCACAAGGTCAAGCAACTGAAATCGAAATTGCTGCTCGTCATATTTTAAAAATCAAAGAACGTATGAATACAATTATGGCTGACAAAACTGGTCAACCATATGAAGTAATTGCTCGCGATACAGACCGTGATAATTTCATGACTGCTCAAGAAGCAAAAGATTACGGCTTGATTGATGAAATTATCGTTAACAAAGCTGGACTTAAAGGTTAA
- a CDS encoding amino acid permease: protein MTKVNSFFRKKNFHTQEKSKHHLNKTLGAFDLTMLGVGAVVGGGIFILPGEVASVIAGPGIIISFIIAGIACCLAALCYSEFASKLPVAGSAYTYSYHVFGEGIAWILGWSLILEYGLAVAAIASGWSSYMKSLLAGFNLHIPTVISSAYDPKAGTYFDLMAFLVIMVIGILLSFGIRESTRVNNIMVLVKIAVVVLFIIVGAFYVKPDNWTPFLPFGVQGVITGASTVFFAYIGFDAVSSAAEEVKNPQKNMPIGIISSLAVCTLLYILLSAVLTGVVPYTDLVGVSAPVAFALQAINQNWIAGLLSVGAIVGMTTVVLVMSYGGTRLLFAMGRDGLLPKSFSKIGKNDTPVRNTMIFATVMGLIASVVPMADLAQLINIGTLFAFAMVSIGIFFLRRNPELNQKGFKTPFYPVVPALSFLLCVYLMLNLSKTTWIAFGIWFVLGIIVYTFYGRKHSALRLK, encoded by the coding sequence ATGACGAAAGTTAATTCTTTTTTCAGAAAAAAGAATTTTCATACGCAAGAAAAAAGTAAGCATCATTTGAACAAAACTCTAGGTGCATTTGATTTAACTATGCTAGGTGTTGGGGCAGTAGTTGGTGGAGGGATATTTATTCTTCCAGGAGAAGTTGCTTCTGTTATTGCAGGACCAGGAATTATTATTTCATTTATTATCGCAGGAATTGCATGTTGTTTGGCGGCGCTTTGTTATTCGGAATTTGCTTCTAAATTACCAGTTGCAGGTAGCGCGTATACATATAGTTACCATGTTTTTGGTGAAGGAATTGCGTGGATACTTGGTTGGTCGCTAATTTTGGAATATGGCTTAGCGGTGGCTGCGATTGCTAGTGGATGGTCCTCTTATATGAAAAGTTTACTGGCAGGATTTAATTTGCATATTCCAACAGTTATTTCGTCAGCATACGATCCAAAAGCAGGAACTTACTTTGATTTAATGGCATTTCTAGTCATTATGGTTATCGGAATCTTACTTAGTTTTGGTATTCGTGAATCAACACGTGTAAATAATATTATGGTGTTAGTAAAAATTGCTGTAGTCGTGTTATTTATTATTGTTGGTGCGTTTTATGTTAAACCAGATAATTGGACCCCGTTCTTACCATTTGGAGTACAAGGCGTTATTACCGGAGCCTCGACAGTGTTTTTTGCTTATATTGGTTTTGATGCAGTTTCGAGTGCCGCAGAAGAAGTGAAGAATCCGCAGAAAAATATGCCGATTGGAATTATTTCGTCACTCGCTGTTTGTACGTTGCTTTATATTTTACTTTCAGCAGTTTTAACGGGCGTTGTGCCTTACACTGACTTGGTTGGTGTTAGTGCGCCAGTTGCTTTTGCTCTTCAAGCTATTAATCAAAACTGGATAGCAGGTCTATTGTCTGTCGGAGCAATTGTTGGAATGACAACGGTCGTACTTGTTATGTCTTACGGTGGAACTCGTTTACTATTCGCAATGGGCCGTGATGGATTACTACCAAAATCTTTTTCGAAAATTGGTAAAAATGATACTCCAGTTCGCAACACGATGATTTTTGCCACAGTAATGGGATTAATTGCTTCCGTTGTCCCAATGGCGGATTTGGCACAACTAATTAATATCGGTACATTGTTTGCTTTTGCAATGGTTTCAATTGGGATTTTCTTCTTGCGTCGAAATCCAGAGCTTAATCAAAAAGGATTTAAGACACCGTTTTATCCTGTAGTACCAGCGCTTTCGTTTTTACTGTGTGTGTACTTAATGCTTAATTTATCAAAAACCACTTGGATTGCTTTTGGGATTTGGTTTGTATTAGGGATTATTGTTTATACATTCTATGGAAGAAAACATTCAGCTCTTCGTTTAAAATAA
- a CDS encoding internalin N-terminal domain-containing protein — protein sequence MKKILTSLSFALLLIVLLLNFSGGDIKARAASELYPLPAPIIEVFPDDGLAKDMAKNLNKDSVDDVIDQEDLDGLTGLGFETETITNDSLKLLERAMFNNVESANIMEFGEGLTEFPDVTTIPHLTSIYYAVPPAGISRSLSLPDYQNYPEMESITMSQHTLIGSIPDFTGMPKLKYLYMGDMSITSDDVPDFQHIPELRTLELGLNDLTDTIVNFTNLPRLNYLDLDYNHLNELPTNVLDAVFVQNQTNTLPDQTINQGETSTIELPIYYQMESIGMLINTEVYGQYIDDFNHVLPVTLDETTNSMTLDTSSLSPGVYKVNVNFNAMSYPVTQESCYYDWVVTIN from the coding sequence TTGAAAAAAATATTAACCAGCCTAAGTTTTGCTTTATTATTAATTGTTTTACTACTAAATTTTTCTGGTGGGGACATAAAAGCCCGAGCAGCTTCTGAGTTATATCCGCTACCCGCACCAATTATTGAGGTTTTCCCTGACGACGGGCTCGCAAAAGATATGGCGAAAAACCTAAATAAAGATTCGGTGGATGACGTTATCGACCAAGAAGACTTAGATGGTTTAACTGGTCTAGGGTTTGAAACTGAAACAATCACAAACGATTCGTTGAAATTGTTAGAGCGTGCGATGTTTAATAATGTTGAAAGTGCCAACATAATGGAATTTGGTGAAGGTTTGACTGAATTTCCAGATGTGACTACCATCCCTCACCTTACCAGTATATATTATGCAGTTCCGCCTGCTGGTATTTCAAGAAGCCTATCACTTCCAGATTATCAAAACTACCCAGAAATGGAAAGCATTACAATGAGTCAACACACATTAATTGGCTCTATCCCTGATTTTACTGGAATGCCTAAACTAAAATATTTATATATGGGAGACATGTCTATCACAAGCGATGACGTTCCAGATTTTCAACATATCCCAGAATTACGCACTTTGGAATTAGGCCTCAATGATTTAACAGATACAATAGTTAATTTTACTAATTTACCCCGCTTAAATTACTTGGATTTAGATTATAATCATCTAAATGAACTTCCAACTAATGTATTAGATGCAGTTTTTGTTCAGAACCAAACTAATACACTTCCTGATCAAACGATTAATCAAGGAGAGACTAGCACCATTGAGCTCCCAATCTATTATCAAATGGAATCTATTGGTATGCTTATAAATACAGAAGTATACGGGCAATATATAGATGATTTCAATCATGTTCTGCCAGTTACCCTAGATGAAACAACTAATTCAATGACACTTGATACTTCTTCACTTAGTCCTGGTGTCTATAAAGTAAACGTCAATTTTAATGCGATGAGCTATCCTGTTACACAAGAAAGTTGCTATTATGATTGGGTAGTCACAATTAATTAA
- a CDS encoding internalin N-terminal domain-containing protein, whose amino-acid sequence MKKILTSLSFALLLIVLLLNFSGGDIKARAASELYPLPAPIIEVFPDDGLAKDMAKSLNKDSVDDVIDQEDLDGLTGLEFETETITNDSLKLLERAMFNNVISVNIIKAGSDLTEFPDITTIPKLSTLYYELPTSDVSGGLSLPDYQNYPEMYAITMSGHKLIGSIPDFTGMPKLKNLNMSDMSITSDDVPDFQHIPALETLNLSYNELTDKIVNFTNLPSLNLVGLNLDFNHLNELPSNVLDSIFVYNQSGTVPDQTINQGETCTIELPIYYQMESIGMLLNPTVTGSYVNDYVNHLPVTLDKETNSMTVDASTLSPGVYNFNVQYNLRYPITEQGCIYDWVLTIN is encoded by the coding sequence TTGAAAAAAATATTAACTAGTCTAAGTTTTGCTTTATTATTAATTGTTTTACTACTAAATTTTTCTGGAGGGGACATAAAAGCCCGAGCAGCTTCTGAGTTATATCCGCTACCCGCACCAATTATTGAGGTTTTCCCTGACGACGGGCTCGCAAAAGATATGGCGAAAAGCCTAAATAAAGATTCGGTGGATGACGTTATCGACCAAGAAGACTTAGATGGTTTAACTGGTCTAGAGTTTGAAACTGAAACAATCACAAACGATTCGTTGAAATTGTTAGAGCGTGCGATGTTTAATAATGTTATAAGTGTTAATATTATTAAAGCAGGTTCAGATTTAACGGAATTCCCGGATATTACTACCATTCCAAAACTATCTACTTTATATTACGAATTACCAACATCTGATGTTTCCGGAGGTTTATCACTTCCTGATTATCAAAACTATCCAGAAATGTATGCAATAACAATGAGTGGACACAAATTAATTGGTTCTATTCCTGATTTCACTGGGATGCCCAAACTAAAAAACTTAAATATGTCTGATATGTCTATCACTAGTGATGATGTACCTGACTTCCAACATATCCCTGCGTTAGAAACTTTGAATTTAAGCTATAATGAGCTAACTGATAAAATCGTTAATTTTACTAATTTACCGTCATTAAATTTAGTTGGTTTAAATTTAGATTTTAATCACTTAAACGAACTTCCATCCAATGTATTAGATTCTATTTTCGTTTACAACCAATCTGGTACGGTTCCAGATCAAACAATTAATCAAGGTGAAACTTGTACCATCGAATTACCGATATATTATCAAATGGAATCTATCGGTATGTTACTAAACCCAACTGTAACTGGTTCATACGTAAATGATTACGTGAATCATCTTCCCGTCACATTAGATAAAGAAACTAATTCAATGACAGTTGATGCATCTACACTCAGCCCCGGAGTTTACAATTTTAATGTTCAATACAATCTGAGATATCCAATCACTGAACAAGGTTGCATTTACGACTGGGTACTTACAATTAATTAA
- a CDS encoding internalin N-terminal domain-containing protein, whose protein sequence is MKKILTSLSFALLLIVLLLNFSGGDIKARAASELYPLPAPIIEVFPDDGLAKDMAKNLNKDSVDDVIDQEDLDGLTGLGFETETITNDSLKLLERAMFNNVESANIMEFGEGLTEFPDVTTIPHLTSIYYAVPPAGISRSLSLPDYQNYPDMESISMSQHTLIGSIPDFTGMPKLKYLYMGDMSITSDDVPDFQHIPELRTLELGLNDLTDTIVNFTNLPRLNYLDLDYNHLNELPTNVLDAIFVQNQNNSLPDQTINHGEKSTIELPIYYQMESIGMLVTTAVSGEYVTDITAPQLPVTLDEATNSMTLDTSTLAPGVYNVNVHFNGAYPLVEDGCTYDWVVTIN, encoded by the coding sequence TTGAAAAAAATATTAACCAGCCTAAGTTTTGCTTTATTATTAATTGTTTTACTACTAAATTTTTCTGGAGGGGACATAAAAGCCCGAGCAGCTTCTGAGTTATATCCGCTACCCGCACCAATTATTGAGGTTTTCCCTGATGACGGGCTCGCAAAAGATATGGCGAAAAACCTAAATAAAGATTCGGTGGATGACGTTATCGACCAAGAAGACTTAGATGGTTTAACTGGTCTAGGGTTTGAAACTGAAACAATCACAAACGATTCGTTGAAATTGTTAGAACGTGCGATGTTTAATAATGTTGAAAGTGCCAACATAATGGAATTTGGTGAAGGTTTGACTGAATTTCCAGATGTGACTACCATCCCTCACCTTACCAGTATATATTATGCAGTTCCGCCTGCTGGTATTTCAAGAAGCCTATCACTTCCAGATTATCAAAACTACCCAGACATGGAAAGCATTTCAATGAGTCAACACACATTAATTGGCTCTATCCCTGATTTCACTGGAATGCCTAAACTAAAATATTTATATATGGGAGACATGTCTATCACAAGCGATGACGTTCCAGATTTTCAACATATCCCAGAATTACGCACTTTGGAATTAGGCCTCAATGATTTAACAGATACAATAGTTAATTTTACTAATTTACCCCGCTTAAATTACTTGGATTTAGATTATAATCATCTAAATGAACTTCCAACTAATGTATTAGATGCGATTTTTGTTCAGAACCAAAACAATTCACTTCCTGATCAAACCATCAATCACGGCGAAAAGAGCACGATTGAATTACCTATTTATTATCAGATGGAATCCATTGGCATGTTAGTAACTACAGCTGTATCAGGAGAGTACGTGACGGATATCACTGCGCCTCAGCTCCCTGTTACCTTAGATGAAGCTACAAATTCAATGACGCTTGATACATCCACACTTGCCCCTGGTGTATACAATGTAAATGTCCACTTTAATGGAGCATATCCTCTCGTTGAAGATGGATGCACATACGACTGGGTAGTCACTATAAACTAA
- the namA gene encoding NADPH dehydrogenase NamA → MSKLFSEYKLKDVTLKNRIVMSPMCMYSVENKDGIATDFHFAHYVSRAAGGTGLVILEATAVQEVGRISEQDLGLWNDEQVPALKRIVDGLHYHGAKAGIQLAHAGRKAVLPGEIVAPSAIAYDEKSTKPTELTKEAIKEVVADFKRAAYRAKEAGFDVIEIHAAHGYLIHQFLSPITNRREDNYGGPAGNRYKILSDIIKAVKEVWDGPIIVRVSATDYAHGGLQLEDHIPFAKWMKADGVELIDVSTGGLVNVAPPVFPGYQVPFADEIRRGAGIATGALGLITRGEQAEEILCNERADLIIVGRELLRNPYFAKDAAKELGETIEAPKQYSRAWK, encoded by the coding sequence ATGTCAAAACTTTTTTCAGAATATAAATTAAAAGATGTAACTTTAAAAAATAGAATTGTTATGTCACCAATGTGCATGTATTCAGTAGAAAATAAAGACGGAATCGCAACAGATTTTCATTTCGCCCATTATGTTTCTAGAGCAGCTGGTGGTACGGGACTTGTGATTTTAGAAGCAACAGCCGTTCAAGAAGTAGGACGTATTTCGGAGCAAGATTTAGGTTTATGGAACGACGAGCAAGTACCAGCTTTAAAACGGATAGTAGACGGCTTGCATTATCATGGCGCAAAAGCAGGAATTCAACTCGCACATGCTGGTAGAAAAGCTGTTTTGCCAGGAGAAATTGTGGCACCGTCAGCAATCGCTTATGATGAAAAATCAACTAAACCGACCGAATTAACAAAAGAAGCAATTAAAGAAGTTGTGGCTGATTTTAAACGCGCTGCATACAGAGCAAAAGAAGCTGGTTTTGATGTGATTGAAATTCATGCGGCTCATGGCTATTTAATTCACCAATTCTTGTCTCCAATTACGAATCGTCGCGAAGATAATTACGGTGGCCCTGCTGGTAACCGCTATAAAATTTTGAGTGATATAATTAAAGCAGTTAAAGAAGTGTGGGATGGACCGATTATCGTTCGTGTTTCCGCAACTGATTATGCTCATGGTGGTTTACAATTAGAAGATCACATTCCTTTTGCTAAATGGATGAAAGCGGATGGGGTTGAGCTTATTGATGTAAGTACCGGTGGGCTTGTTAATGTTGCACCACCAGTCTTCCCAGGTTATCAAGTACCGTTTGCCGATGAAATTCGTCGCGGAGCCGGAATTGCAACCGGAGCGCTAGGACTGATTACGCGCGGTGAGCAAGCGGAAGAAATTTTATGTAATGAACGGGCTGATTTAATTATTGTTGGCCGCGAATTATTACGAAATCCATATTTTGCAAAAGACGCTGCAAAAGAGTTAGGCGAAACAATCGAAGCTCCAAAACAATATTCTCGCGCTTGGAAATAA
- the whiA gene encoding DNA-binding protein WhiA, with amino-acid sequence MSFASETKKELTHMDVSDSDAKVELAAFIRMNGAISFSNQLVIMDVQTENAAIARRMYQLLKDLYEVPIELLVRRKMKLKKNNVYIVRLKSGTRGILEDLRILEPPMTFTKSIDRGFVKKRSAKRAYLRGAFLASGSVNNPETSSYHLEIFSVYEEHNEAICALMNQFDLNARTLERKNGFITYLKEAEKITEFLSIIGATSALLHFEDVRIMRDMRNSVNRLVNCETANLNKTINAAVRQIDNIKYIQATVGLEALPERLREIAALRIANEDVTLKELGEMLTTGQVSKSGINHRLRKLDQIAERLRSGESPSQVGLKVGNS; translated from the coding sequence ATGTCATTTGCATCGGAAACGAAGAAAGAACTAACCCATATGGACGTAAGCGATAGCGATGCAAAAGTGGAACTCGCAGCTTTTATTCGAATGAATGGCGCAATCTCGTTTTCAAATCAATTAGTAATAATGGATGTTCAAACGGAGAATGCCGCTATTGCAAGGCGAATGTATCAATTACTGAAAGATTTATACGAAGTTCCGATTGAGCTACTTGTTCGTCGGAAAATGAAGCTCAAAAAAAATAATGTGTATATCGTTCGCTTGAAGTCAGGAACGCGAGGCATTTTGGAAGATTTGCGAATTCTTGAACCACCAATGACCTTTACTAAGTCAATTGATCGGGGATTTGTCAAAAAAAGAAGTGCCAAACGTGCTTACTTACGCGGAGCCTTTTTAGCTAGCGGATCTGTTAATAATCCAGAAACTTCTTCGTATCATTTAGAAATTTTCTCCGTTTATGAGGAACACAATGAAGCGATATGTGCGTTAATGAATCAATTTGACCTTAACGCCAGGACGCTTGAACGAAAAAATGGCTTTATTACTTATTTAAAAGAAGCGGAGAAAATCACGGAGTTCTTGAGTATTATCGGAGCAACAAGTGCGCTACTTCATTTTGAGGATGTTCGCATTATGCGCGATATGCGTAACTCAGTGAACCGACTAGTAAACTGTGAAACGGCGAATTTAAATAAAACGATTAATGCAGCTGTACGCCAAATCGACAACATTAAATACATTCAAGCAACAGTTGGCTTAGAGGCTTTACCAGAGCGTTTGCGAGAAATTGCGGCTCTCCGGATTGCGAATGAAGATGTTACCCTGAAGGAATTAGGAGAAATGCTAACAACTGGTCAAGTAAGTAAATCAGGCATTAACCACCGTCTTCGTAAGCTTGATCAAATTGCTGAACGTCTCAGAAGCGGAGAATCTCCATCGCAAGTAGGTTTAAAAGTTGGTAATAGTTAA
- a CDS encoding YvcK family protein, with translation MRNELKPKVVVIGGGTGLPVVLKGLKQKDIHLTAIVTVADDGGSSGKIREQMDVLPPGDIRNVMLALSNVDPRVVDLFQYRFAVDGDLSGHVIGNLILTALSQLNDSYVDAINVLATVLKIRGKVIPATDQPLILSAEMEDGSIVHGESLIPLQGKHINRVFIEPENVKPYPTAVDAVKEADLIVIGPGSLYTSILPNLLLTELTDEIIASKAPKVYITNILTQIGETDFFSDADHIKVIHEHVGKSFIDKTLINTTTVPKELLFPEDVAQVEHNAAEMENLGVEAIYQDFLSTEDGLVRHAADKVAEALLAMLPDKKLEKE, from the coding sequence ATGAGAAACGAATTGAAGCCAAAAGTAGTCGTGATAGGCGGCGGGACGGGTCTTCCAGTAGTTTTGAAAGGTTTGAAGCAAAAAGATATTCATCTGACAGCAATTGTAACAGTGGCTGATGATGGTGGGAGCTCTGGTAAAATCCGTGAGCAAATGGATGTACTGCCGCCGGGTGATATTCGTAACGTCATGCTTGCTTTATCTAATGTGGACCCGCGTGTGGTAGATTTGTTTCAATACCGTTTTGCTGTAGATGGTGATTTATCCGGGCACGTCATTGGTAATCTGATTCTGACGGCGTTATCGCAACTAAATGATAGTTATGTTGACGCGATTAATGTGCTTGCTACGGTGCTGAAAATCCGTGGTAAAGTCATTCCAGCGACAGACCAACCATTAATCTTAAGCGCAGAAATGGAAGACGGTTCTATCGTTCATGGTGAGTCACTTATTCCACTACAAGGCAAACATATTAATCGTGTTTTCATTGAACCAGAAAATGTGAAGCCGTATCCAACAGCAGTAGACGCAGTCAAAGAAGCTGATTTGATTGTTATTGGTCCGGGAAGCTTATATACTAGTATTTTACCGAATTTATTGCTGACAGAATTAACAGATGAAATCATCGCAAGTAAAGCGCCCAAAGTCTATATTACGAACATTTTAACGCAAATTGGCGAGACGGACTTTTTCTCTGATGCTGATCATATCAAAGTAATTCACGAGCATGTCGGTAAGTCTTTTATTGATAAAACATTAATTAACACAACTACCGTACCAAAAGAATTACTATTTCCAGAAGATGTTGCCCAAGTGGAACACAATGCGGCAGAAATGGAGAATCTTGGCGTAGAAGCAATTTATCAAGATTTTCTTTCTACAGAGGATGGTCTTGTACGCCATGCTGCTGATAAGGTGGCGGAAGCGCTTCTAGCTATGTTACCTGATAAAAAATTAGAAAAGGAGTGA
- the rapZ gene encoding RNase adapter RapZ encodes MASKQLKLVIITGMSGAGKTVAMQSLEDLGYFCVDNLPPSLLPKFWELMKETDKMDKIALVMDLRGREFFDSIQPALDELDNTNFITTKILFLEADDKVLVSRYKETRRHHPLEPNGSVLDGITAERELLSDLKGRSQLVINTSNMAPRELRERINNEFQTDDKAVFNVQLMSFGFKYGIPIDADLVFDVRFLPNPHYIDKMRPLTGLDEDVYEYVMKWPETQTFLDKLVDLLMFTLPFYKREGKTQLVIAIGCTGGQHRSVALTEFVGKAIQQKYETTISHRDMKRRKGR; translated from the coding sequence ATGGCTTCCAAACAATTGAAATTAGTGATTATTACTGGGATGTCTGGTGCTGGGAAGACAGTTGCAATGCAGTCGTTAGAAGATCTCGGTTATTTTTGTGTTGATAATTTGCCACCAAGTTTACTTCCGAAATTCTGGGAACTAATGAAAGAAACCGATAAAATGGATAAAATCGCGTTAGTAATGGATCTTCGTGGACGAGAGTTCTTTGATTCTATTCAACCAGCGCTAGATGAATTAGATAATACGAACTTTATTACTACAAAAATCCTCTTTTTGGAAGCAGATGACAAGGTACTCGTTTCCCGTTATAAAGAAACGCGTCGTCATCATCCACTTGAGCCAAATGGTTCGGTGTTGGATGGAATTACTGCTGAGCGTGAGTTGCTTAGTGATTTAAAAGGACGTTCACAACTAGTTATTAATACTTCTAATATGGCTCCACGTGAGTTGCGGGAACGTATTAATAATGAATTTCAAACAGATGATAAAGCTGTTTTTAACGTGCAGCTAATGTCGTTTGGTTTCAAATACGGAATTCCAATTGATGCAGATTTAGTTTTTGACGTGCGCTTTTTACCAAACCCACATTACATTGACAAAATGCGTCCACTCACTGGATTAGATGAAGATGTTTATGAATATGTAATGAAATGGCCAGAAACTCAAACTTTTTTAGATAAATTAGTAGATTTACTTATGTTTACGCTACCCTTTTATAAGCGGGAAGGAAAAACACAACTTGTTATCGCAATCGGATGTACAGGAGGGCAGCATCGTTCAGTTGCTTTGACTGAGTTCGTTGGAAAAGCGATTCAGCAAAAATATGAAACTACCATCTCACATCGAGATATGAAACGTAGAAAGGGTCGTTAA